The sequence below is a genomic window from uncultured Stenotrophomonas sp..
GCAAGGGCTGCTGCCTGCCCCTGCCGCGTGGGGATTCAGGCTTTCAACTGGCGCATGCCATCGGCCAGCAGCCAAAGCGCACGATTGAGGCGGATGTTTTGGTCGATGCCCTGCACCGGGCGGGTTTGCTGGCGGCGTCCGTTGGCGCTGCGCCCGCGCAGGCCGCCTTGGGTCAGGTTCTCTTGCGTGCGGTTGAACACGCTCCACAAGTCCGGGCGGCGGTCGTCGAAGCGGCGCGGCATCAGGATTTGCGATTCCGTGACGGGCGCGGGCTTGTCGGGGTCGTCGTATTTGAGGGCCAGCGCGGCGCGGGCGAACACTTCGGATTCGCCATCGTTCAAGGTGATGGCGCGCATGGAATCGCGGGATTCCTGCACGCGGTTGAAGCCGCGCAAGACTTCGTAAGCGCCTTCGATGACGGAACCGGCCACGTCGCCTTTGTGGGGTACGCGAACATCGGCCACGGTGTCGCCGCAGACAAGGCCATTGCTGCACACGAACCGGAACATCC
It includes:
- the yafZ gene encoding conserved hypothetical protein; CP4-6 prophage (Evidence 4 : Homologs of previously reported genes of unknown function), whose protein sequence is MQLASRFASRSPSLRSDYPLSDDQIRKVAPSIFADAPHESRSERYAYIPTAAVLAELRKEGFEPFMAAQTRVRHDDRRDYTKHMLRLRHASQINGAEANEIVLLNSHDGTSSYQMLAGMFRFVCSNGLVCGDTVADVRVPHKGDVAGSVIEGAYEVLRGFNRVQESRDSMRAITLNDGESEVFARAALALKYDDPDKPAPVTESQILMPRRFDDRRPDLWSVFNRTQENLTQGGLRGRSANGRRQQTRPVQGIDQNIRLNRALWLLADGMRQLKA